From the genome of Ziziphus jujuba cultivar Dongzao chromosome 6, ASM3175591v1, one region includes:
- the LOC107429860 gene encoding zinc finger protein CONSTANS-LIKE 2 isoform X2 produces MASDLFVFDSSFYQHSSSDAVSSEADFLFAEDQFSPFSDSAIDILQALSDHPTTQPNQNRNPVDESHSLDQISSGFLSSSPPSQQLESLSLCQNKTTTTQFQPLENNNSNLGNGYGNFSVLDALQVKDEECQMGFENAYDTHHQQFGPHSYSGGDAENVAKMMQRSYSSNCFDGKPGFVFQPRFDTLMESPNFQNQALSSPENSFLAGQMRRVCSTGDLQNFGTARSTQRSFSSPLASENSFMEENNFKVGKYSAEERKERISKYRAKRTLRNFNKTIKYACRKTLADNRPRIRGRFARNDETDGRFA; encoded by the exons aTGGCCTCTGATCTCTTCGTTTTCGATAGCTCTTTCTACCAACATTCAAGCTCAGACGCCGTTTCTTCTGAAGCTGATTTCCTCTTTGCAGAAGACCAATTCTCTCCCTTCTCAGATTCCGCCATTGATATCCTTCAAGCACTTTCAGACCACCCAACAACACAGCCAAACCAAAACCGAAACCCAGTTGATGAATCTCATTCTCTGGACCAAATTTCTTCTGGGTTTCTCTCTTCTTCACCTCCTAGTCAGCAATTAGAAAGTTTGAGTCTTTGTCAGAACAAGACAACAACAACCCAGTTTCAGCCTCTTGAAAATAACAATTCGAATTTGGGAAATGGGTATGGGAATTTCTCTGTTTTGGATGCTTTGCAGGTGAAAGATGAAGAATGCCAAATGGGTTTCGAGAATGCTTATGATACTCATCATCAACAATTTGGTCCTCATAGTTATAGTGGTGGTGATGCTGAAAATGTGGCAAAGATGATGCAGAGGAGTTATAGCAGTAATTGTTTTGATGGAAAACCCGGTTTTGTTTTTCAACCTCGTTTTGATACTCTAATGGAGTCTCCGAATTTTCAGAACCAAGCCTTGAGTTCCCCTGAAAACAGCTTCTTAGCCGGTCAAATGAGAAGGGTTTGCAGCACTGGAGATTTACAA aaTTTTGGAACAGCTCGCTCGACACAGAGATCTTTTTCGAGTCCTTTAGCTTCTGAGAACTCGTTCATGGAAGAAAACAAtttcaaagttggaaaataCAGTgcagaagaaaggaaagagaggaTATCAAAATACAGAGCAAAAAGAACACTCAGGAACTTCAACAAAACAATCAAg